GGTTCATGTTGTAATCCTAAATCGCGTAAGTCCTACTGAGTGAACATCACTCAGCCGCTGGCAGGTATTCGGACTCAAGAGCTTGGCTTAGCCACCTAGTCACTCGACTTCCCACATCGATTCGATGCAGTGTCTATTTGAGCTTTCGTTCTCTTTTACCGCTGCGCGTCAGTTCTGGATTCACACCAGATTCCCTTTTGGCCATCTATACATCTAGACAGCACCAGCTTGGCGACGATGTTATTGAGGATTCAATAGTTTGTCCAGCCAATATTGCTCTAATCTATAAATTAGTCGCGCTGATCAAGCTTAGTTTCTCTGAGCTTTACCACCAATCTTTGCCAGATTGGCCGCGAAGCGCTGGACATAGCGCTGAGATTGAATAAAATCTGCGCTCTTAAATTAAATACACCCTCCACAGGTACGAATACCAAAGGTAATAATCATGGCGACTCTTGATGTAAACCCGCAACGCTACCAAGAACAATTGGCCGAGAAGGTCGGCCGTCTCACAGAGATGTTCGCAGCTTACAATGTACCTGAGTTGGAAGTATTTGAATCTCCAGAGCAAAACTACCGCATGCGCGCGGAATTTCGAGTTTGGCATGAGGGTGATGAGCTCTACTACATCATGTTCAACCAAGAGACTCGTGAAAAATACCGTGTAGACCAGTTCCCAGCCGCGAGCCGTTTGATCAACGATCTGATGCCACTGCTCATCGACGCGATGAAAGACAATGATTCACTGCGCCGTAAACTGTTCCAAGTCGACTTTCTATCGACCTTAAGTGGCGAGATTTTAGTCTCACTACTTTACCACCGTCAGCTTGATGAACAGTGGACCACCGAAGCTAAGGCATTAAAACAGCGCCTAAATGATGAAGGCTTTAACCTCAACATCATTGGCCGTGCGCGTAAGATGAAGATTGTGCTTGATCGTGACTATGTGATCGAGAAGCTCGATGTCAATGGGCAGCCTTATGTCTATCAGCAAGTAGAAAACAGCTTCACCCAGCCCAATGGCAAGGTGGCAGAGAAGATGTTGGAGTGGGCGGTCGATTGCACCCAAGATAGCCAAGGCGACTTACTTGAGCTTTACTGCGGCAATGGCAACTTTTCACTTGCACTGGCACAAAACTTTGACCGAGTACTGGCGACTGAGCTAGCCAAGCCATCAGTTGAATCGGCTCAGTACAATATCAAGGCGAATAACATCGACAATGTGCAGATCCTACGCCTATCTGCTGAAGAGTTTACTCAGGCGATTGAAGGCAAGCGAGAGTTCCGCCGTTTGAAGGATGCGGGTGTCGAACTGAACAGTTACAACTGCAACACCATCTTCGTTGATCCACCTCGCGCAGGTATGGATATCGACACCTGTAAGATGGTGCAAGGCTATGAGCGCATCATGTACATCTCATGCAATCCAGAGACATTAAAAGAGAACTTAGAGGTGTTGAGCGAAACCCATACCATCACTCGCTTCGCGCTGTTTGATCAGTTCCCATACACCCACCACATGGAAGCCGGTGTACTTCTGGAACGTAAAGGTTAATCCCGTCGAAATAAAAACGAGCCGCTAGCGGCTCGTTTTTGCTTGTAGTGATGAACGCTTAAGATTGCGCTTTTTCGCTGGAGGTAAGGAATCCGAGCTTCTTTGCCACCCAAAGCAGCAAGCCTAAGGTAATGAAGATCGCTAACATGTTCGAGCCTGCCTCTGGGTATTGCGCTTTAACAAAGGCAGAGTGGCCAAACGCCCCGACAAAGAAACAGGCTAACCCAACCAATGGAAGATCTTCAGACACTGGGTTAGCTAGGTACTCGCGGTACAGTGCTTGTACTGACAGCACCAGCGCTATCAGTGGAAAAATAGAAAAAGAGACTTCGCTCATCGTTAGCCAAGACAGCATTGCGTCACCACACATGCCTGCTACTAGAGCAAGCACCAGTGTTTTTCGTTCTGAGCCACGATTAACTTGGTTTGTTTCGTTCGACATTAATCTACCCCACCTTTTAATCGGTTACGTTCACGTTCTTTGCGATACCAGAAAGCGCCTTTGGCTATCATTCGCAGTTGCATAATTAGACGTTCCGCGAGTTCGTCGCGTTGGTGTCTATCTAAATCTAATGCCTCAGCCCCAGAGCTAAAGACTAAGGTTACTGACGCTTCAGCCTGAGTATAGGCTTCGTCACGCGTCATGCCGGTACTGATCAAATATTCTGTCATCTCTGCGACAAAATGTTGGATTTCGCGCGCGACCGCATTACGAAATTCAAACGAGGTACCAGAGCGTTCGCGCAGTAGCAAACGAAAAACGTTTGGACTGCTTTCGATGAACTCCATAAAGGTTTCTACCGAGGTGCGAATCACACTCCCCTCTTTTACGATGCGTTGCCGTGCTTGGCGCATTAACTGACGCAACAATAGGCCGCCTTCATCCACCATGGTCAAACCCAACTCGTCCATATCTTTGAAATGGCGGTAAAACGAGGTCGGCGCAATGCCGGCTTCGCGCGCCACTTCTCGCAAGCTTAGGTTGGAAAAGCTGCGGTCGGCACTGAGTTGACTGAACGCAGCATCAATTAAAGAACGACGAGTTTTCTCTTTCTGCTGCGCCCTAATTCCCATGGATTTCATAGTTGTCATTCTGTCTTTACTGCTGATGCCGTTAATATACAACGATTGACCTAACGAGATAAGCCAAAATCGTTAGCTTTGATGACCGAGTGGCAATTAAACCGAGCTGAGATAAGAATTCAATCTTATCACCATCAATTAGAGACATACGGCATACCCTTTAAGCAATTTCTCCTCTTGTGCGTGATCTCGCCGACTCTCTAGTGTGCTTGTCATTTACGCTTGCAGTGAATCAGTTAAAATCTCGCTACAGCAATGTTAAGACTCTATAACAAGGAAAAATACGCTATGGCGGAGAACAACCACTTTGATGTAATCGTTATTGGTAGTGGTCCCGGTGGTGAAGGGGCAGCGATGGGATTAACCAAAGCAGGATTAAACGTCGCCATTGTAGAAAAAGAGAGTAGTGTCGGCGGTGGCTGTACCCACTGGGGAACAATTCCATCCAAAGCATTGCGTCATGCGGTGAGCCGCATCATCGAGTTCAATAACAACCCGCTGTTTTGTCACAACAACACCAGCATCCACTCCACCTTTTCCAATATTCTTGGTCACGCCAAGTCGGTGATCGATAAGCAAACCCGGCTGCGTCAAGGGTTCTATGACCGTAACCAGTGTTCGCTGATTTTTGGCACTGCGCGCTTTATCGATAAATATACGATTGCGGTCATGCAAAGCGATGGGACCGAAGAAACGTACAGCGCGGATCGCTTTGTGATCGCGACCGGCTCTCGTCCTTACCAACCTGCAGACGTCGATTTTCTGCATGAGCGAATCTACGATAGCGACTCGATTTTGAACCTTAAGCACGATCCGCGTCATATCATCATTTACGGTGCGGGCGTTATCGGCTGTGAGTACGCGTCTATTTTCCGTGGCTTGGGGGTAAAAACTGACCTGATCAACACTCGTGATCGCTTGTTGTCTTTCCTCGATAACGAGGTCTCCGACGCCTTGTCATACCATTTCTGGAATAGCGGTGTGGTGATTCGTAACGATGAAACGTACGAAAAAATCGAAGGCACCGAAGATGGCGTGATTGTTCATCTTCAATCAGGTAAAAAAATGCGTGCCGATTGTCTGCTCTACGCGAATGGTCGTACCGGTAACACCGACAAACTGAACTTAGCGGCGGTCGGACTTCAAGCAGACTCACGCGGCCAGTTGAAGGTCGACGGCAATTATCAGACCGAAGTCGAACACATCTACGCAGTCGGCGATGTGATTGGCTATCCAAGCCTGGCCAGTGCCGCCTACGACCAAGGCCGCTTTGTGGCACAGGCGATCAATAAGGGTCAAGCCGATGGTAATCTTATCGAGGATATTCCCACCGGCATCTACACCATTCCTGAAATCAGCTCGGTAGGTAAAACAGAACAGGAGCTGACGGCGGCAAAAGTGCCTTACGAAGTGGGCCGTTCCTCTTTCAAACACTTAGCTCGCGCCCAGATCGCCGGGAAAGATATTGGTAGCTTGAAGATTTTGTTCCATCGCGAAACCAAAGAGATCTTAGGTATTCACTGTTTTGGTGAGCGTGCAGCCGAGATCATTCATATCGGGCAAGCGATTATGGAGCAAAAAGGCGAAGCGAATACCATTGAATACTTCGTCAACACCACCTTTAACTACCCGACCATGGCAGAAGCATACCGCGTCGCGGCGCTCAATGGTCTTAATCGATTGTTTTAATCACAACAAGCCGGACAGTGTCCGGCTTTTTTTATGCATGCAGCAAAAAGGTTTGCCGACGCCATTGGTACCAGAGCGCAGCGGCCAGCGTTACGCCACGCAGCGCCATAAAACTGAGCATCGCCAGCCACAAGGCGTGATTCCCCAGCTCAGCACTCGCATAAAACACTAAGAAAAAGCCACTGGTTGAGACAAACATGGCGTTGCGCATCTCTCCACCTTTAGTGGCGCCAATAAACACCCCGTCCAATAGAAAACACCACATCGATACCAGCGGCATCGCCACCAGCCATGGCAGATAAACCGCTGCAATCGTTCGAACCGATTCAATATCCGTGATCATCGCGATCAAGCGCGATCCGGATAGAGCAAATACTCCTGTCAACATCAAGCAGATGATCAGACTCCAAAAGACCGTTCCCACTAACGAGCGCGAGAGTTGGCGCTTGTCTTTCGCGCCCATCGCCTTTCCAACCATGGCTTCCATCGCATAGGCGAAACCATCCATCGCGTAGGAAATCATCATCAAAAAGCTCATTAATACTGCATTGGCGGCGACAATCTCGTCACCAAAACTCGCCCCCTGAAAAGTCATAAAGGTGAACGCCGCTTGTAAACAGAGCGAGCGCAAAAAGATATCGCGATTGAGCCGGACAAAGCGGCTAAGATCTTGGCGAGTATCTTTGAGCAGTTTAACCAGTGACGGCAGCGCCTCTCGATGCCATCGGTGCCAAACGCACACTAGACCAAAGCTCATCCCTGTGTAGTCGGCCACCACAGAGGCAAGTGCAGCGCCCTCCACTTTCCAGCCCAGACCAACCACAAACAGCAGATCGAGTACAATGTTGGTCACATTGACAATAATCACCATCCACATTGGCGCTTTAGCGTTTTGCGCACCGAGCAGCCAACCGAGTAAGACAAAGTTGGCGAGAGCGGCTGGGGCGCTCCAGGCACGGATAAAGAAATACTGCGCCGCATACTGCTTGACCTCATCACTGGCCTCGCTGAGTCCGAGCACCCAATGACCTATGGGTTGATGCAGCACAAGAAACAGCGCCGCCAAAAGCAGTGCCATTACCATGCCTTGGGTAAAAACCAGGCCAAACTGGTGCTTATTGTTCGCGCCATGTGCCTGAGCGGTCAGCCCCGTCGTCGACATGCGTAAAAAGCCCAGTAGCCAGAAGGTGACACTAATCATGGTGCTGCCAAGAGCCACGCCGCCCAAATACCAGGCATGCTCGAGGTGACCGACCACCGCAGCATCAACTAAGCCAAGTAGTGGGACAGTAATATTGGAAAGCACCATAGGAATGGCGAGAAGCAGCACTTGTTTATGTACAGTGCGATCGGAAAGAGTTTGTAGCAGTGACACAGAGTAACTCGTTAAGACATAGTGTCACCAGTGTAACCGAGATTACCAGCGAAGCTGAACCACTACCGGAGTTAATCGCTGTTTATAGCCGTGTAGTTTAGTCACCAAACGCTGCCACATTTTCCAGCGCCCGCAGTCACGATCAAGTGGAGAGTCAGTGCGCACCCAACGCGCCCAAGGTAAACAATTGAGTATCGCCTCTCCGGGCGAACGATAGCCGTGCTGATAGTGAGACGTGCCCATCTTGCGGCCCAATTTACTGTTGCACAGGTCGCCAGCCAGCACCATACACACCTGAGCACTGTCAAAATGGCATCCTAACGCTTGGACGAATTTGGCCACTTGCCGCTCAGTACAATCTAACAACGCGTGTTCACACACGATCAACACTGGCGCTTTTTCAGCGATGGGTAACTGCTCAAGCCAACTGAGATCGTCAACGCTACCGCACAAGTGGTGGTAGCGCTCACTTCTATGGAAAAGCTTTTCGCGCCAGAGTAAGTGTTCGCTAACATCAAGCTCTAACCAATGGCAGCGGCCATTATCAACGCGATAAAAACGGGTATCTAAACCCGCGCCGACGTTAATAATCCAACCATCAGGGTTGCGCTTAATAAAGGCGGAGACGTGCTGATCGCACAGACGGGCAAGGGTGACATGCAGTAATTGCTTCTGGTCGATGTCACCAGAGAAACATTCAGGAGCAAGTTGGCAACGCTGGCAGGCTCGCGTTGCGATAGGGTCGTAAACAAGCGCGTTATCGACCAAAGTTTCACGGCTACGCAACCACATAGGTTGCAACAAGCCCAGTGGAATTTGGTAACGATGTTTGTTCGCTGCGGATTTAGCGGCCATTATCATCTTCCTTCTGTATTCAGATTGAAGATGATAATGAATATCAATTACAAAATCAACAAATGAGAATGAATCTCAGGTGGGGTTTACATCCAGTCGGTATTACGAATGATGCCGACCGCAAGCCCTTCAATAGTGAGATGCTGACTGGTCAAATCGACCTTGATAGGCGCAAACTCTTGGTTTTCGGCATGCAACAAGACCGTCGAACCTTTACGTTCTAGACGTTTAACAGTGACATCGTCATCGACGCGCGCCACCACCACTTGACCATCACGCACATCTTGGGTTTTGTGCACCGCAAGTAAGTCGCCGTCCATGATGCCGATATCCTTCATACTCTCACCGTTAACGCGCAGCAAGAAGTCAGCTTGTGGCTTAAACATGCCTGGATCGACTTGGTAGTGCGTCTCGACATGTTCTTGCGCAAGGATCGGTTCACCTGCCGCGACCTGACCAATCAGAGGGAGCCCCTCTTCGTCATTGGCTGCGTCTTCAAGCAGAATACGAATGCCGCGCGAAGCGCCAGGGATGATTTCAATCGCCTGTTTGCGCGCAAGCGCTTTTAAGTGTTCTTCTGCTGCGTTCGCAGAGCGAAAGCCCAGCTCGCGTGCGATTTCAGCGCGGGTGGGTGGCATACCCGTGTCATCAATTTTACTTTTGATGAGGTCAAATACTTGTTGTTGGCGGGGCGTTAACGGCTTCATAAGTCACCTGTCTTTTTATACAGTTAACTGTGAGTATATCCAGTAATTTTGAAAATGAAAAGCCAATTGATTGTTTTTTAGTAGGTTTGACGCGCCCTTGCGCGGTTAAGAGAAAAACAGCACTTCAAGCCACACATAACCTGTGAGTAACATACTAAGCATAACCGCGGCAGAAGCGATGTCTTTTGCCCGCTTGGCATACGCGTTGTACTCGGTTCCCATTCGGTCAACGGCCGCTTCAATCGCACTATTGACTAACTCAAGGAGCAGCACCAATACCACGCTGCCAATAAGCGCAATACGCTGCCACGCTTGATCTGCCAGGAGCAATGCGAGTGGGATCATGATGCCAGCGAGTAACACTTCTTCTTTGAACGCCGGTTCACTGTTAAACGCGGCTTTGAGTCCTTGAAGGGAGTATCTTAGTGCCTTTTTCAGGCGTTTGAGTCCATGGGTTGTTTTGGTTTGCAAGTGCGATCTCTTGTCAGTTGATAGGGCGATGCTATCGAGGTAAAGATTGACGTTTTCCTAATCAATAATAGGTAAAAGGTTCGACCAGTTTCTGGTATCCTTGCCGGCTATAAAAATCACGCTTGGGCACATCTCCACTTCTATATTAAAAGAAATGGAAATCTGCTTATGCAATTTATTTACTTTTGAGGCCAAGAACCTTATGTCTTCTGGACGAATGTTATCGCACTCTTTACTAAAACTGCCGATGTCGCTGTTAGTAAAAGGGACAACAATTCCTTCAAATCCTATTGAAGATCATAGTATTGATATAAACAAGCCGATTATTTACGCACTGCCATATCGATCAAATGTTGACTTGCTGGCGCTGCAGAAACAGGCGTTGGCACTCGGCTTACCAGACCCACTGCAAGCAGCAGAAATCAATGGTAAGTCATTTAAACGTTACGTGTTTACCTCTGCTCGCGACATTGTGATCAGCGATGACCAAGACGTCCCGAATGAATCGGTCACTCTATTCTCTGATCTGCTAGAGCTGCATAAGTTTGATTCTGAGTTGGATGTGCAAGTGATTCCCACCACGGTTTTGTGGGGGCGCAAACCTGGCAAAGAGTCGCAGCAAAAGCCTTACCTGCAATCGCTCAATGGCCCACAAAAAGCCAAAGCTGTGTTGCTATCAGGCCGTGATTGCTTAGTTCGAATTAGCCCAGTAGTGTCATTGCGCTACATGGCAGATTCACACGGCACAGACACATCCATTGCTCATAAACTGGCGCGTGTTGCACGTATCCACTTTTCACGCCAAAAACTCGCAGCGTCAGGCCCGAACCTACCGAGCCGCCAAGCCCTGTTTAATCGTCTAATGAGATCCAAGGCGATTGAAAAGGTGATTCGTGACGAAGCCAACTCAAAAGATGTCCCAATCGATAAAGTGCGCAAAGAAGCCCACGCGATCATGGATGAGATTGCCGCTGACTTTTCTTACTCATTGGTCAAAAGTGGCGATCGACTGTTGGGCTGGCTATGGAATCGCATCTACCAAGGCTTGAATATCAATAACGCCGCCACCGTGCGCAAACTCGCCCAAGACGGCCATGAAATTGTCTATGTGCCTTGTCACCGTAGCCATATGGACTATCTGTTGCTCTCTTATGTGCTGTATCACGAGGGCATGGTTCCGCCGCACATCGCCGCGGGTATCAACCTAAACTTCTTCCCAGCCGGGCCGATTTTCCGCCGCGGCGGCGCCTTCTTTATCCGCCGCAGCTTTAAGGGTAACAAGCTCTACTCAACTATCTTCCGCGAGTATCTAGCCGAGCTGTTTGCCAAAGGCTATTCGGTTGAGTACTTCAGCGAGGGTGGTCGCTCACGCACTGGTCGCTTACTGCAAGCCAAAACCGGCATGCTTGCCATGACCATTCAAGCCATGTTGCGTGGTTTGAACCGTCCGGTCACCCTGGTTCCGGTCTACATCGGTTATGAGCATGTGATGGAAGTTGGCACCTACGCTAAAGAGCTGCGCGGCAAACGCAAAGAAAAAGAGAACGCCAGCTTAGTGCTTCGTACCATTCGCAAACTCAAGAACTTCGGTCAAGGGTATGTGAACTTTGGTGAGCCGATTCCGCTCAATCAATACCTCAACGAGCAAGCCCCAGAGTGGACTAAAGATATCGATCCTATGGGTAGCAGCAAACCACAATGGCTTAACCCAGTGGTGAACTCGCTGGCCACTAAGATGATGACGCACATCAACGATGCCGCAGCAGCCAATGCCATGACATTATGTGCGACGGCGCTATTGGCTTCTCGTCAACGTGCTTTGTCGCGCGACAGTCTAGTCAACCAGATCAATTGTTATCTGTCGATTCTCAACAATGTGCCCTATTCCGACACTTACACTGTCCCGCAAGACGACGCAGAGGCCCTGGTTAAGCATGCCGAGTCGCTCGATAAATTTATTATCGAAACCGATAGCATGGGCGATATTATTTCACTGGATCGCAACCAGTCGATCTTGATGACTTACTATCGCAATAACATTATTCATTTGTTGGCTATCCCTGCACTCATCGCACAGATGTTGGTTCGTCAGCAGCAATTATCGCTACAGCAGATCCAACAGAATGTGTCGCTCATCTATCCGTTCTTGCAACAGGAGCTGTTTTTGAGTATCGAACCAGAAAAGTTGGCCGATCTCACTGAAGCCTATATTGAAGAGTTAGCACATCAGGGCTTAGTCACGATTGATGACCAGCACAACGTGGCAATGAACCAAGCCAATAATCAAGTTCTGGTTCTATTGGGCCGCACCATCACAGAAACGCTACAACGTTATGCCATTGCGCTGAACTTATTGGTGGCAAGCCCTGATCTCGCTAAATCTGATTTAGAGCAGAAGAGCCAAGATATTGCTCAGCGTTTGGGCCGCTTGCATGGAATCAACGCTCCGGAGTTCTTTGACAAAGGGGTATTCTCAGCAATGTTTACCACGCTCAAACAGCAAGCGTATCTCGACAGTGATGGCAACTGCGATAGCATCAAGAGCAAAGAGTTAGCCAAACTGCTCTACTCTATGCTTTATCCAGAAGTGCGCTTGACCATCAAAGAAAGTATCTATCAAGCTACCGAGCAAAAATAGAAACGATAAGGGCATCATCATGATGCCCTCTTTCATTTACCAAAAGGCAATAAACAATCCGATAGTGATGACCATACCGACATAATTGTTGTTGAGAAAGGCGCGGAAGCAGAGTTCACGATCCCGATGACGAATCAGGTGCTGCTGAAACACAAATAGCGCGCCAGCAATAAGCAAACACCAGTAGTAGCTGGCACCAAGCTGGTAGTAAACGCCCACCCACATGAGCATGGCCAATGTCATCAGTTGCAACACGCCAATCACCATCTTATCGAAGCGACCAAATAGTATCGCCGTCGACTTAATACCAATTTTCAAATCATCGTCTCTGTCGACCATGGCATATTGAGTGTCGTAGGCGATCGTCCACAGCGCATTGATGGCAAAAATAAACCAGACCATCATAGGGATTTCGTTGGCCTCAGCAGCCCACGCCATAGGGATAGACCAACTGAACGCCAGCCCCAAAAACAACTGAGGTAAATGGGTGTAGCGCTTCATAAACGGATAGATAAATGCGAGAAAGATACCGACAAAAGAGAGTTTAATGGTCAGTGCATTCATGCTCATGACCAATAAGAATGAACTGACGGCAAGCACGATAAACAAACCTAGCGCTTCTTTTGCACTCACCCTACCGGAAGGTAATGGACGCTGCTTGGTGCGCTTGACGTGTCCATCCACCTTGCGGTCGGCAAAGTCATTGATCACACACCCTGCCGCACGCATAAAAATCACCCCCAACACGAATACGACTAGAACGTTTACGCTTGGCATCCCTTGCGCCGAGATAATCAGTGCCCACAAGGTTGGCCAAAGTAATAACAAAGTACCGATTGGCTTGTCCATGCGCATTAACTGCCAGTAAGCAACAGCTTTATCCGCGGTCATTGCAACTCTTCTCCTTTGCATAAATCGGGGCGGTGGGCAAAAACAGCTCGGCCACCAGCATAGGTTTGTGATTCATCCATAAACGCGACCGGCGCGCCAGTAGGGTTCGACCATCCAGCTTAATAGTCGCAACTTGCAGCGCATCGCGTTTGACGTTGCTAGCACTAAATACGGTCAGCCCAAGTGGGATTTCACCTTGCTCTGCGAGATCAAAATGCTGCCCCTGCATTGAGGTTTCAGGGATCAGCGTTCGCCCCAATACCCAAGCTTGACCGTCCCCTTTTAAAACCACCTTGCGCAGCAAGCATTGCTCATCGGCCAACAAGCCAATCTCTTGGGCGTTGAGTTTTTCTGCTTTGACGATCCTGTTGTGCAGCAAATCGACGCTCAAGCTATGGCAATGGGACTCCAATAAACGTGACAACGAGCCCTGTTCCAGCAACCAGTTCTTCGCAGCCGCCGTCGGAAAGTTAAAATCAGTAGGATCTTGCCATTCAACTTGACGTAAAGCAGATAAATAGAGCGCAGTTGATTGATTCATACTAGTATTCAATAAGCAGCCTTATCATCGTACAATAAAGCTTCATTCTTTAATGTTAACCACCTATAAGCGTGGCTAACGCA
The sequence above is drawn from the Vibrio sinaloensis genome and encodes:
- a CDS encoding chorismate lyase produces the protein MNQSTALYLSALRQVEWQDPTDFNFPTAAAKNWLLEQGSLSRLLESHCHSLSVDLLHNRIVKAEKLNAQEIGLLADEQCLLRKVVLKGDGQAWVLGRTLIPETSMQGQHFDLAEQGEIPLGLTVFSASNVKRDALQVATIKLDGRTLLARRSRLWMNHKPMLVAELFLPTAPIYAKEKSCNDRG